A genomic window from Triticum urartu cultivar G1812 chromosome 7, Tu2.1, whole genome shotgun sequence includes:
- the LOC125522501 gene encoding anthranilate O-methyltransferase 1-like, with the protein MKMEHDLHMTKGEEETSYFKNSRLQEKALVQTKPVLQKIVMEMCVDLLHPTMTIVDLGCSSSDNTLFFVSNVIEAVSHHLEKFSRHPIELQFFLNDLPGNDFNHVFQSLQRFNNSIDMDHKGEPIPAFYIAGLPSSYYTRLLPRRSVHLFHSSYCLHWRSRLPDGLEGKKRSYPNEGNIGIGATTPPCVVKMYKEQFQKDMLLFLQLRHEELVANGQMVLTFLGRKHDDVYRASLNRLYGLLSQSVQSLVEEGLVEKEKLDSFNLAVYGPSMDEVKAVVDQSQQFELTYIKLFETNWDPYDDSEGNDVHDSVQSGINVANCLRAVMEPLFTSHFGESVLDELFKKFAYNVALHLVKEKTKYSVITLSLKRR; encoded by the exons ATGAAGATGGAACATGACCTCCATATGACCAAAGGAGAAGAAGAGACCAGCTACTTCAAGAACTCAAGACTTCAG GAAAAAGCTTTGGTTCAGACTAAGCCGGTTCTCCAGAAGATTGTGATGGAAATGTGCGTGGATCTCCTCCATCCAACAATGACAATTGTTGACTTAGGCTGCTCTTCAAGTGACAACACACTCTTCTTTGTCTCCAATGTGATCGAAGCGGTCAGCCACCACCTTGAGAAATTCAGTCGCCATCCCATTGAGCTTCAGTTCTTTCTCAACGATTTACCAGGCAACGACTTCAACCATGTCTTCCAATCACTTCAACGATTCAACAACTCGATTGATATGGATCACAAGGGAGAGCCAATACCTGCTTTCTACATCgctgggttgcccagctcctacTATACAAGACTTTTGCCTCGCCGGAGTGTTCATCTCTTTCACTCATCATACTGCCTGCATTGGCGATCTCGG CTTCCTGATGGATTAGAGGGCAAGAAAAGATCATATCCCAATGAAGGAAACATCGGCATTGGAGCGACTACCCCACCCTGTGTGGTGAAAATGTACAAAGAGCAGTTTCAGAAGGACATGTTGTTGTTCCTCCAGCTGCGCCATGAAGAACTAGTTGCCAATGGACAAATGGTTCTCACATTTCTTGGGAGGAAACACGATGATGTCTACAGAGCAAGTCTCAACCGTTTATATGGGTTACTTTCACAGTCTGTACAATCTCTTGTTGAGGAG GGGCTCGTGGAGAAAGAAAAGCTGGACTCCTTTAATCTAGCTGTGTATGGGCCATCGATGGATGAAGTTAAGGCAGTGGTCGACCAGAGCCAGCAGTTTGAATTGACTTACATCAAACTGTTTGAAACCAATTGGGATCCTTATGACGACTCGGAGGGCAATGATGTGCACGACAGTGTCCAGAGTGGGATTAACGTCGCAAACTGCTTGAGAGCAGTGATGGAGCCCCTGTTTACAAGCCATTTTGGAGAATCCGTGCTCGATGAGCTCTTCAAGAAGTTTGCATATAACGTCGCTTTGCACCTTGTCAAGGAGAAGACCAAGTACTCTGTCATTACTCTATCACTGAAAAGAAGATGA
- the LOC125520964 gene encoding late embryogenesis abundant protein 6-like: MEHAKEKMKDSASAAKAKSTITKAKVAEKAEAATARSHDERELAHERGAAKVAAAEAQLHQDKAAHREDAMSHHIHKHGGHKHGHSH; the protein is encoded by the coding sequence ATGGAGCACGCCAAGGAGAAGATGAAGGACAGCGCGAGCGCGGCCAAGGCGAAGTCGACCATCACGAAGGCCAAGGTGGCGGAGAAGGCcgaggcggcgacggcgaggtcgcACGACGAGCGCGAGCTGGCGCACGAGCGCGGCGCCGCCAAGGTCGCCGCCGCCGAGGCGCAGCTGCACCAGGACAAGGCCGCGCACCGCGAGGACGCCATGTCGCACCACATCCACAAGCACGGCGGCCACAAGCACGGCCATAGCCACTGA